In Rodentibacter haemolyticus, the DNA window CTATCGTGTTATCCTTGGTAGGCTTATTTGCTATTGAATATATTCTACCCGCAGCTACCATTTGGCTTGCAAATTTAGGCTTAATTATGCCGATTTAAGGAGGGAAAATGCTCGCATTATTCAAAGGATTCTCAGAAAAACGTTCTGCCTGGCTATTACTTGTCATTTCAAGTTTATTGCTGGAATTGACCGCACTTTACTTTCAATACGGAATGGGGTTACAACCTTGCGTACTTTGCGTGTATGAACGTTTGGCGATAGTCGGTTTATTTATTGCGGGCATTATCGGGTTTCTTGCACCTAGAACACTTATCCTTCGCTTAATCGCAATCGCACTAGGTTTATTTAGTAGCATAAAGGGATTGATGATTTCCATTCGACATCTTGATCTACAAATGAACCCCAAACCTTGGAAACAATGTGAATTTCTTCCGAATTTTCCTGAAACCCTCCCTCTACACCAATGGCTTCCCAGCCTCTTTAACCCGACCGGCAGTTGCGATAACAGTCAGTGGTCGTTATTCGGAATTACAATGGTACAGTGGTTAGTGTTTATTTTCGCCGTATATGTGATTGTGCTGGGAGTGATGCTCATTGCTCAACTGAAAAAAAGTAGAAATCGGAGAAGATTGTTTAGTTAAAAAAAGTGCGGTTAAAATGATCTGACCCCAAAAGTTAGACAGTTTGGCAAAGGGTTTGAGTTCAATATTTATCCGGGGTAGAGGGCGTTAGCTTTGCGTAACGCCCCATTTCATCATTAAACTTTG includes these proteins:
- the dsbB gene encoding disulfide bond formation protein DsbB, which codes for MLALFKGFSEKRSAWLLLVISSLLLELTALYFQYGMGLQPCVLCVYERLAIVGLFIAGIIGFLAPRTLILRLIAIALGLFSSIKGLMISIRHLDLQMNPKPWKQCEFLPNFPETLPLHQWLPSLFNPTGSCDNSQWSLFGITMVQWLVFIFAVYVIVLGVMLIAQLKKSRNRRRLFS